The sequence ataacaaaagcaaaattcaaatatttgcaatacaataaAGTGTTTCTtgctttaatctgaataacaaacacagtgatgaagtggattgtaatttctaattttcttgacaaatcactgttcttgttctgggaaccactcaaatgttaataactgctagcagaagctgacatcatgtttaaagttggaataaattattattgttattttctctgtagaaggaagactgtttttaatgtaataaaattgcaagttagaagtttcgttaaactttttaatatacagttggaatttttgtaaatatttctaatatttagtcacgAAGCAATgacaggaaataaaagaatatactgGGCACTTAGAATGATAAataagattattgtgttacatgaacGTGGTCTTTCCAAAGCTGAAATTGCAAGAAAGGTGAGTGGTTCAGTGACTACACCTGGAGTCCGAAAAgtttgtttacgatatcaggagacaaattcaactAAAAAACAAAAGAGGAAATGGCTGATAAAGCTGTGCCATATCTGttaatgacagaaaaataaaaagactatgtctccaagatagaagaaaGTCATCAACGATGACTTTCAGTCATCAAAGATGCTGGTGTTTCTGTCAGTTCCAGAtcaatcaggagaagattattagatatTAGAAAAAGAGACAGAATTCCTCGAAAAAAACCTTACCTCAGTTTAAAAAAGACAATAGTGGACAAAGGAATACATCAATTAGACAAATGATCAGCGGTCACAAGTTATATGGAGTGAGGAAACAAAGATATAGTTATTCGGTAGTAATGGCGAAAATAGGTAAGACGTAGAATAGGCGAAGAACCACATCCTGACTACATTCAGCCAACTATAAAGAACtcagttagtgttatgatttggtcatgcatgtcagcaaaCGGTATTGGTGTCCTTCAtcggacattaaatgcaagaaaatacattgacgcTATTCTAGAACCAAACTTACACCTTCCATCAGTAATTTCTTTCCCAACAacgaatcatttatttttcaactgattCAGTtccttgccacacagcaaaaatatcgaaagagtggtttagtacaaagagcattgaattgttatcatggccaggaaatAGTTTTGACCTCAAAATTATTGGGAACTCatggcaccgtttgaaaactcttgtacatatgaagcgtttatcaaataaaagagaattaattgaggctataatCGTTTCCTACAATCATCAATACCGAAAGAAGATCTTAAAACTCTagtcagctcaatgaaacatcagtgtgaagctgtaataaaaaataaaggctgccctactaagtactgataactcactgcagtcatcagcatctaatgtagcTCGATAAAAGAATTCTGACAATAGAAATAAACTGGAAACACAATCGTATAATAGATGTATAAATGTACACATACATCATTTctaatttgttacaaattttcaTCTCACCTATTCACCTGATAAATATGCTACTGCTACTGCTACTGTACTTGATGATCTTcttctatttattgatttatgcTGCGATTACTCCCTCAGACCACAATGAGATATTCCATAAAACCTCCAGAAGAAACTATTGAGTATGTACGTTACATTCTGGTTTGAATCtttatttaatggatttaaatttattgtggaataattttgcattttttaaatgcatctttcAACCTTTCAATGAGTGATCATAAATTGCAGATATATAGAttctatagttttgaaatttgtgGCATGATTATATTGCATCGAAATGGATTTAGATTTATGGATTTATATATTcgttggaattatttttaaaaagcatgtttaaattcatttttttcctatcTAAATGGCAAACAGGATCTAGAACACTTAATATAATTCCTATTTAagtgtaaaaataagaatagcagcaatttttttctcatttaatgataatgttaaaaatctttaaaaactttaaaggcTTCTAAAACCTTATAGTTTCTAATAATATACTCTATATTTCAAAACactctacataaaaaaaaaatccccaaactTCATTAACTGAATTTAGTTAGCAAAATTACCAGAAAGGAAAATTTGGAAAGTTCTGAACCTTCCTTTCCATAAATTTTCGCATACTGTTATcaaattcaactaaaatttcgatgGAAAAAAACTTGACCATTTACCGTGTTAATTAGTACTACTGATAGCTTATTAGGTTTTCTTTTCCGTGGGCAAGTTCATTAATTTCACTGGCAGTTCCAGCATTTGCTTTATAGATTTATGCAGCCTTCCGGAAGTGCCCAATCATCAGTTACCCTTTTCCATCAGTTGGCCGACTTTCTCGCCTAACAAAATCAATTCTCTGTTGATGAGGAGACGGTATTGGAGTTTGTCTTGCTGTTTCTTTCCTTTCACTTTGTGGGCAGAGTTTGGTTCGCCTTTAAGCTTCATTTCATTCGATCGATACCGGGTAAATTGATGGATAACAATTTTCTGTTCGGTGACAGcttgtaataattaaatcatgATTATGAAGGATATTAGTTGTATATCAAAATgaggtttttatttctaaaaatttcaagagAAGTGAACTAAAGTAAGGAACTATACAGGAGATTcaaaattcagaatgaaaatcGTCAGTGCAAATATAAAGCTCAAAAACAAGCTAAACTGGAGATTTAAGGTGTTCGAAGATATCCGAAGATGAAGATCTTTATTATGAAGGgtattaattttgtatcaaactgaggtttttatgtaaaaaaaattaacagattagGATGTATATAGCAGATACAAAATTGAGAGTGAAAATTGTTAGTGCAAATATATAGCTCAAAAAAACAAGATAAATTGGAAATGCTTTTTGGGTGTTCGAAGATATTTGAAGATGAAGAAATAACAAGTCAGAAATATTAAGAACTGCTGCTTAATCTGCCGATAAACAACCTTCACATTTGTGTAGTTCGTGCATTTGTTTAGCTTcgcaaaaatttcttaaacaataatgcttatttttcaataactgcgCATGGCATGACAAACGTTTTCGAAAAAATCCGGCATTTCAAAGGCATTTTTAATGACCATGAAGATTTTTGAAAAGAAGTAGCAACTTCATCTTCTCAGCAATCATAAATTGTAGGATATTGACCATATTTAGGATATGATCATAAACTTTCAATGACTAGTGTTGAAATCTAACAACAAACATGACAAATAGCACCCTCTATCATATCTTGGTGGTGTTCATCACCatgttttcttttatgatttttcttttagtttcctATTTCTTAAACAGTatctatttgaatttataaaagggCTCTATATACTTCTGTAGAGGAAAAGAAAAACCGAAAACAGATTGTATTAGTAAAATGGTTTTGTGAATGAATACATTTATGAAACAATATACATACAATTGTTATCTTGTTAATGCGATTAATTATaagtgcattaaaatataaagatataccTAAGACATgctacttttatttacttttttaaacaatttacaatgaattttattgctattttttttcaataactgatACTTCGAATTATGGTAATCACGAGATTTATATCAATCACTTACTTTGCTGAACAAATTCCTCTGGgatttttcatacaaaatgctGGAGAGCATTTAGGTTTACAAATGTCTTGAAACTCATAAGGTTGTGTAAAAcctggagaaaaaaaagaaaatctatattattatttttcatcagttattcaatcaaaaattatgaatgttttttcaaataaatattttaaaaaatagaaatacaataaTAGGTAACAAGTTTtcagaaaagaaaggaaaaatattttttttaccttcctTGCGTATGAGTACAGATTGAGGAAGTACTATAATCCACAAAAAATGCATGCTTAGATAAATTCATATACATACATTTTaaagtgacagaaaaaaaattcatttttatcatttctatggGTATGCCAACACAATAACTTATAAAAAGCTAAATGAAATTTGTCGAGTGATCTTTATAAAAAACtgtcatttttgacattttttatttaaaaaaaacatttgtatcaGGGTGAAATCGCTCAaaagaaaaatgcagtttttgaaaatatgtattctCTATTTGGAGTATGATATGAGCATGAACTTTCcatgtaatacaaaaaataatcaaaaaaaagaACATTCCTATTGTTCTCATTGTTCTAAaaccattaataataaatttggcaacaatatttttaacctTATGAAACGTTCATAAATTAACTGGTGAAACATTGATTTTTCAAGTATAAATCTAAATCTATAATAGAAATTActcaaaataattattgcaaaaactaaatgaatttttgaaaattttccaaaaattatatttgagaacagaatttttttcccttatctATTCATTTTTCCTGTCTTCCATTATTCCAGTATTATACGATCTCCAAAAAGTTccctacaaaatatttttcttaatttcatcaaaatagctcataaataataacaatagttTCCTTGACATCTTCCAGATTTTGATAAACCATATTTATCTTCATTGTGCCTTTATTAATTTCTCTTAAGGATggtaaattgtaatttatattgcatttttcaatttatttagttaaaaaaatgttatttaaaataaatttttaataacgttGCAAAAGGCCAGAAGCTTCTTTTCCATATACAGGCTATATAAGGAATATCTgattatatgcatgaaaaatatatgtgaaaagtgttattgtattattttcgaaattttattccaagcaatttctaaaataatgaagatttttgaatattttcatttaggaCTTAGTTTTTAAAGGAACATATGTATTATTttgtgcatgtttttttttcatttctcataaaGAATCATaatgaaaactatgaaaaaattaaatttttaataatatttttccacatttttgtCGACGAATagaagatgttttattttatttcctttgaaaatatataattcccaCAAGTAAATTTCATTGATGACTTCTTAACACAACATTCTATTGAGAATTGTTTGATCACTAGCAAAATGGTTTTCCGTAAAATAAAATCGATTGATATGGAGACGTTTATTTCTAAAACGAGAAAGATCTTAGACAGAAATCCAATGCatgttattcatatattattggaaatatgCTATAAAAGATTAGacttaaatagatatttaagttACTGTTTTTATATGCCTACAATATAATTAGATTTcagtacttaattttaatttgatgatcGCAAGATACAGAGATTTaacaaaaaactatttaaaatttaccttAAATTTCGTCGCCTGTTAAGCAATGCAACCTGAATTGTTCAAGTTTTACGATAGcgagaaaaaattgaatttttcgcatttaaaataattatttattttttttttttacatatagtaAAAAATAGAGTTTGCTCTTTATGAAGAAGtggaagatgtaaaaaaaaaataatcatatatatatatatatatatatatatatataatatcaatttttgaatttcgagctctaaaaatattctttcaaattttatttgaattcaaagtgaaagaaatgaatttgtcACAAAAAAATCTACATTACTTTAGGAAATGCTgtacagtttttaatatttcaaaagcatgTGATTTCTCAAAGTTCAGTTTTGGCATGTCTATtaaatgattcagaatttttaatacgCCATCTGACTTGTAGTTTTAGAATGGTCCACTCAATGAAAACTGCcacattaaaatatcttgattaatCATTTTAGCtgcaaaaaatatagatttaaaataattttataacaatatgagCATAAGCAATTGAAATATGTTGATGTTAATagtgattaattaattactatcaaTTATAACTTGTAAAAGGGATTAATCGATTTATCATATTGTCCATAACATATGTTTGATTgaagtattatatatttgataaaaatatgacaCATGTGCTGTTTTGAAATAATTCCCATTGATATATAAAAGAGTACTTACAACTGTAGATAAATATAGTAATCTgtacatcataataaaaattttcaaatcttagaaaattaaaaatatattcaattatttttttattttgaagcaattatcaatatatgatgaatatttaaaaccacattaaaattatataaacacaaacataatcatattatgaagatttagaagaaaattataaagaaaaattgaaactgGTTTTCTAGACAACAGTtagattattttaagattatctataaaaatcaagtatcatattttagtaattttatgtgATCCTTAAAATGCTGTATAATAAAGAAGTTTCTTATTCATTTgtgaaaactatttatatttgctttgtattttaatttctatttctttgtatttttattttgtttaatcattCAATATTGTCGTCTCTTCGGTTGCAGATCTTTTATTCaatggttatttatttaaaactcgccacctttggtgaccagccggttcgccaatcttaatgttcgttaaaattttaataattaaatattttatgcaattccaactttaatagattcttcagcaaaatattttaaaacttcaaattttgatagtcatataattcactaataatattataaaggccttcagtcataacgtgatatgtatctctctcattttctgttacccttcgtagaatttatgctttaaattaaagtgtaaatgattaatctgcaattaatataataatattttttactgaaaagaagcattttttttaataatatgattactgataatagagtcactgagcgtttaaactttatgggcactaaagaatatctttcttaatttatgtaatatctcaagaatttgtcaacagattctcagattcatcatgaacagaaacgttgaacaatgtttaattttaaatgcatcaaacactaagaaagtaaaaggaatcgttaaaaataatcggtcgaaaacaggtttaaaaaaactacttaaaaaacgatgtacttaaaactataagcatatacaaaaaatatataactaacataaatacaatttaattacaaaagcatgcaactaacctaaaaataatttaaatcatccgttgatagcggttgtcatgacaacaatcagaacaatgcgcatgcgtgaatttttttcgccagttaggtaacgcaaatgcgtgaatttttctactccagttggggtaacgctatgcagattatacatttttaatttcctttattctgtgttattttaattcaaaagtacttcagaatgaatctgaaatatggattaattaacaatgtttaattttaaatgcatcaaacattaacaaaataaacagattcgtttgaaataatcggccgaaaaatgttaaccctagcctcattactgttgggagaaaaaaaactgaagcctttctcatttggcggtggggaaaatggaagattattttggcggaaaagttggcggtggggaaaatggaagattttttggcgggaaagttagtttttaattaataattaaaattctaattaaaatttcaaaaaaagggaccccaggtgcacattcccgacctctaaggtatacatgtaccaaatttggtagctgtaggtcgaatgacctggcctgtagagcgccaacacacacacacacattgagctttattataagtatagatatagatatagattaataaataaataatattctcctGTATTCCCTAATTTTTGAGATTGATATGCTAATTCTTGATTTTCGCGTTAGAAACACTGTAAGTAGCATACGTATAACCATCCTAGGTAATATTAAACACTATTTTAATGACTATAACTGCTGGCATTAAAAAACTAAgggaataataaaacttattacCTTGACCtgccattgttttaaaataaagccaTACGTGATGAAAAAACTAGTTTCAAAGCCccgaaaaaatacttttaaagataaaCCAAAAGAATTCTTACCTTTTCTGCATATTCCTTTTTCAActttataaacagtttttattcCATTGTGTATAAAGCTAATGACCCTTGGTTCTTGAGGTTCACATACCAGTCCTTCGTCACATTTACCAAGATATTTATGTTGTCCACCACATTCTTCTCCTTCTACTTTTGCACATACCTTGCAACATCCACAAATACCTAGAGTCCAACCACCTTTGCAATGTAAACGCCGCCTTTTGTTTTTGAAGCAGTGAATCTGTTCGCATGGTGGGCAATGCAGCGGTAGGTGCGTTGTAAAATAAGATCTTTTAAATCTACCTCTTCCATTCGAAGCGCAGctaagattctttgtttcaataaagGAAGAATTAGATGTTTTAGCTTGACTTCCATCATTGCTCTTTATGATTAACATGTAAGTGAGCATGAAGTACATCGTTACCAAATGGTATTTCatcatttttcgaaatatataacCATTTTTCCT comes from Argiope bruennichi chromosome 2, qqArgBrue1.1, whole genome shotgun sequence and encodes:
- the LOC129961715 gene encoding uncharacterized protein LOC129961715 — encoded protein: MMKYHLVTMYFMLTYMLIIKSNDGSQAKTSNSSFIETKNLSCASNGRGRFKRSYFTTHLPLHCPPCEQIHCFKNKRRRLHCKGGWTLGICGCCKVCAKVEGEECGGQHKYLGKCDEGLVCEPQEPRVISFIHNGIKTVYKVEKGICRKGFTQPYEFQDICKPKCSPAFCMKNPRGICSANENGESFQECQGFCQHTSCRACKFVESHQPCATCTKDDFKCIREFGRCIRKEACKAKDYPCGKLKFNWISERKFQCKVPPCQPQ